A genomic region of Cannabis sativa cultivar Pink pepper isolate KNU-18-1 chromosome 1, ASM2916894v1, whole genome shotgun sequence contains the following coding sequences:
- the LOC115705936 gene encoding glycerol-3-phosphate dehydrogenase SDP6, mitochondrial, translating into MATATRLRRLGAAAAIATASGGALIFNQPSFAVNDRGGGPALATVRQKIADSNAVVPPRSVQESALIGASSANPLDVLVIGGGATGSGVALDAVTRGLRVGLVEREDFASGTSSRSTKLIHGGVRYLEKAVFNFDYGQLKLVFHALEERKQVIENAPHLCHALPCMTPCFDWFEVVYFWSGLKLYDLVAGARLLHLSRYYSAQESVELFPTLARKGKDKSLKGTVVYYDGQMNDSRLNVGLACTAALAGAAVLNHAEVVSFLKDEVSNRIVGARIRNNLTGQEFDTYAKVIVNAAGPFCDSVRNLADKEARPMICPSSGVHIVLPDYYSPEGMGLIVPKTKDGRVVFMLPWLGRTIAGTTDSNTSITLLPEPHEDEIQFILDAICDYLNVKVRRTDVLSAWSGIRPLAVDPSAKNTESISRDHVVCEEYPGLVTITGGKWTTYRSMAEDAVDAAIKSGKLSPANECVTPKLRIVGGDGWDPASFTVLAQQYIRMKKSHGGKVVPGVMDTAAAKHLSQAYGTLAERVAAIAQNENLGKRLAHGYPFLEAEVAYCARNEFCESAVDFIARRCRLAFLDTDAASRALPRVVEILASEHKWDKSRKKEEVEKAKQFLETFKSSKNAQFHDGKHL; encoded by the exons ATGGCCACCGCTACTCGCCTGCGGCGGCTCGGTGCCGCCGCCGCCATAGCTACTGCCTCTGGTGGTGCTCTTATCTTCAATCAGCCTTCGTTCGCCGTTAACGATCGTGGTGGTGGTCCGGCACTCGCCACTGTCAGACAGAAGATCGCCGATTCGAATGCTGTCGTTCCTCCGAGGTCGGTTCAGGAGTCGGCTCTAATCGGAGCCAGCTCTGCCAATCCTTTGGACGTTCTGGTGATTGGTGGTGGTGCCACAGGTTCGGGTGTCGCATTGGATGCTGTCACCAGGGGCCTCCGCGTCGGCCTCGTCGAGCGCGAGGATTTCGCTTCTGGAACTTCTTCGCGCTCTACTAAGCTTATCCATGGAG gagTTCGATACTTAGAGAAAGCTGTTTTTAATTTTGACTATGGGCAGCTGAAGCTGGTTTTTCATGCTCTTGAGGAGCGTAAACAGGTTATTGAGAATGCACCACACCTTTGTCATGCTTTGCCCTGCATGACACCCTGTTTTGACTGGTTTGAGGTAGTGTACTTCTGGAGTGGATTGAAATTGTATGATTTGGTCGCTGGGGCACGACTTTTACATTTGTCTAGGTATTATTCTGCACAAGAGTCTGTTGAGCTATTCCCCACACTTGCAAGGAAAGGCAAAGATAAAAGCTTGAAGGGCACAGTGGTGTATTATGATGGACAAATGAATGACTCTCGGCTCAATGTTGGTTTGGCCTGTACTGCTGCATTGGCTGGTGCAGCTGTGCTCAACCATGCAGAAGTAGTGTCGTTTTTGAAGGATGAAGTTAGCAACCGGATAGTTGGTGCAAGAATTAGAAACAATCTAACAG GTCAAGAGTTTGATACATATGCTAAAGTCATTGTGAATGCTGCCGGACCATTTTGTGACTCTGTCAGAAATTTGGCTGACAAAGAGGCACGGCCTATGATCTGTCCAAGTAGCGGTGTGCATATTGTTCTCCCTGATTATTATTCACCTGAAGGAATGGGTTTGATTGTTCCTAAGACCAAAGATGGCCGTGTTGTTTTTATGCTGCCATGGCTGGGCCGAACTATTGCTGGCACCACAGATTCTAACACTTCCATTACTCTGCTTCCTGAACCACATGAAGATGAGATTCAGTTTATTCTGGATGCCATTTGTGATTACCTTAATGTTAAG GTACGCCGCACTGATGTTCTTTCTGCTTGGAGTGGTATTCGCCCGTTGGCAGTGGATCCATCAGCAAAAAATACAGAGAGCATTTCAAGGGATCATGTTGTATGTGAAGAATACCCTGGTTTGGTTACAATTACAGGAGGAAAGTGGACTACATACCGCAG CATGGCTGAAGATGCAGTTGATGCAGCGATAAAGTCTGGAAAACTGAGCCCAGCAAATGAATGTGTGACTCCAAAGCTACGCATTGTTGGTGGAGATGGATGGGATCCTGCATCCTTTACTGTTCTAGCTCAACAATATATCCGGATGAAGAAGAGTCATGGTGGTAAAGTTGTTCCTGGTGTAATGGACACGGCTGCTGCAAAGCATTTGTCTCAGGCATATGGAACTCTTGCCGAACGAGTTGCTGCCATAGCTCAG AACGAAAATCTAGGGAAGCGACTTGCCCATGGTTACCCCTTTTTAGAAGCTGAGGTTGCCTACTGTGCTAGGAACGAATTCTGTGAATCTGCAGTCGATTTCATCGCTAGGAGATGTCGGCTTGCTTTTCTCGACACTGATGCTGCATCTAGAGCATTGCCAAGAGTAGTTGAAATATTGGCGAGTGAACACAAATGGGATAAGTCTAGAAAGAAGGAAGAAGTTGAGAAGGCTAAACAATTTTTGGAAACATTCAAGTCATCGAAAAATGCCCAGTTCCATGATGGGAAACACTTGTAG